DNA from Coffea arabica cultivar ET-39 chromosome 10c, Coffea Arabica ET-39 HiFi, whole genome shotgun sequence:
CTTTACCAACACAAAACAGTATTCTCTTTCTCCTAAAAaagtttttgatttttgttttgctgtagaaaaaaaagtttttgatGTTGCAGTTGacacaaatttcagcaaaatGAACAGTCAAAATAGTAGCACAAGAAAACCAAGTTGAGAAAAGCTTGGTCATCACTCGTCTCCATCTTTCGTTCAAAGAGGGCATCCTCATATTTATTGCTAAACTGAATTTCATCTGTGTCACCATGAATAGAAGAGGAAACTATGAAAATTAGTAGTTTTAGTACGAATGCTGTTGCAAAACCATAGACTAGAAGGGATAGGCTCACAAGACATGATTCCAGCCTTCTATAGGAGGGTCAACCTAGCTAAAATTATACACAGTTAAAAATATAGAAATGGTAAAAACGAAAGAAGAAGAGTACCAGCATGCCTGACCGCTTGATGATGCTCCAAGCTCTCAATTTTTGGGAAGACCTCTCCGCATTCAGAGCAAGCACATATGGTTGTCCTTGGCAAAGGATACCTGCAtaacccccccaaaaaaaaaaaccttcaatTCTCAAgacagaaaataaaaaataaaagtaattgTAGTTAAGCAGCTATGCCTTATGACCTGCTAGGATCAACTATGGTGTGGCACTCATAACATCCAGAGAGCTTTCTGAATTGCATGCCTCTACAGGACCCATTGTTGTACGTCACACTAGTACCGTTTGATCTGAGTGAGCTTGAGAAAGACCTGGAGGATGATCCATGAGAAGATTTCTTGCTAAGAAGTCGCGTTTCCTGTCCAACGCTACTGCTTTCAGGAGAATTATCAGCTCTGTGGACCACCCTGCTCGTGTTCCCATAAACAACATCCCTGAAAGAGCATATTGAGCTGCAAGACCCCAACTTTGGGATTGAGGGATCATGAACTTTTGACCCTTCGATCTGCTTGCAAGTCAACAAGTTCTTGAATTGGTCCCACGATGATGGTGGCTTCTGAGGTTGTTGCTTTTTCCTGCGTTTTGATGGAtgtttcttgttattatgaCTGGTCTTCTCTGATGGCGTCTTCCGTGGTTCTGGTAAGGAAGTGAGCAGTGCCATGAAAAGTAGAGCTACAAAACACAAGCGAAGTTGTGGTAATGAAGAGGGACCTCTCTCATTCATGGAatggagagaaagaaagaatatAATGGGGAAATTGGTTTTTAAAACTTGGAGACTTGAGAGGGAGGACGTTTCTTTAATGGAAGTGGGGAGGGATCCAAGATGGGGCAGCAGGGAAGGCAAAGAGAAGTTGGCCGGGCCTTGATTTCGGCTGGGGGAGTCAATAATGTTTCCTCTTTACTCTATTCCAATATGCCCCTTTACTTTTACTATTATCCCGTAATTACTTGATTTGTCTAATGTACTTTTAATCAAACTTCTTTATGGGGTCCAATTACTCTTTGCTCTTTGCTCCTCGTGTTTGTCATTCTATTTGCCCCTATACCTCAGAATTAACAAGTAATCTCTTCATTTGTCTAAAGTGCTGACAGTCAAACCTCCTATGCAAGACTGTAAAGACGTACAAAGAAGCTGATTAAAAGGATTTTGTGTCTACTTGATTAGACTTCCATAATCATAAACatctttaatttttcaaatgtgCTTTACCTTGCGGTTTGTCCTTCCTTAGTAATCCATTCGGGTTACATATTAAAGATTAAAAGCAAAAGCTTATAATCAAACCTACTTTATAATCTCTGCTCTCATTAGATTTGACATTTCAGGAGACCAAGTCAAGCCATTGCACATCAAGTGGTAAGGACTACTCGATTAAGCTGGACCCATCATCCAATTTATGAACCAATTTATGAATTTGGGTATGAAGAGCAAAGCGTGTGGAGGGGTTAGGCCGGCTAACTTCGCTTGTGCGTGCAGGTAGTCTGCTTTTATATGGTAAATTTTAtagcatttttttcttcttttgatcttTTTCTCTTAATAATAGTGGcgaagcaagaaaagaaagaaaaaaaaaaaaaaagtggcgAAGCAAGCAAGCTAGCAGAACAGGATTTGCCTTGCATCGGAAAGGCATTATGTCATTTTCTTCCTGTCATTCTAAAAGAAAAACAGTGGAAGGCCTAGGGATACCAAATTGACGCCTTTGCTTTAAGGTTCTAAATGATGAACAAAGTGCTTGACAGCTCAAGTGAAGATTATAGGATTATCattttgatttgtgtatttagCTTATTGTGATACTTCTCGGATGCTGTTTGCTTGTTTTCCAGAAATCGGCAAGCTTAATTCAATATATACTGGATATTCCTTATTGTCGACGAGTTAACTGATGTTGAGCATACATTTGTTACTCGATTTGGTTTCCTCCATGTATAATTGAAAAAACATTATGTATTTCTTTTCGTTTAAGCCGGTTCAATTTTGATCACTACTATAGGTCATGATATGACTTCAAAATCATAAATCAGTTGCAAAAATTCTTACAAATCGTCCACTAATATGATTTATATGTTAACTGGATTCAAACACATGAACTTTTGTCAGAAACGTATGACTAAACGCTAACTAGCCCGTATGAAGATTTTGCTTATTATCCTCCAAAAAAGCACCAAGCCCCCGTCCACCGGGTAACGAACAAATGTGTAGTGTCTTAGTTCACCTGCTGTACTGCTACTCCTGTCAACAGACATAAAGTGTTTATTGTTAGATTCATGAGTAAAGAATTATATCTCACATTGGTTCGATAGATAGAAAAAGAGCGGTTAATACGTAAGTAAAGCCCGAAACTCAATGGCTTAAGTTTTTTGGTCAAAGTTGGGttcctgacttacatattggATTCTTTGATGTACTCTCGAGAGATATTTCTCCCTATCAAATTGGTATCAAAGTTTTAAATTGCGAGACTGGACTACTCATGGGGCAAGTCGATCCTTTTCGAAGTTGGACTAGTGAAAATTCTCTTATTGGTGGTGGATCGAAGTGTGAAGAAGTTTGGTTGGTGTTGGACCAGGTAAGTCATGGGTTTAGCAGGGAGTCCAGTTGGTGTTAGACCAAGGAGCTAAAAGTTGGCAGAGGTCTAGAATGCAGTTTGGATGTTGAAAAAAAGCGAGTTCATGTTTAGGAAAATATGTGACCTTAGGCGATAATATGGGTTAACATTGAGTATTATAGTTGGTTTGAAGAAGAACTTATAAATTTGGGTTTAATGTGAGGGGTTACTGAGATTTGTTAGATTCATGAGTAAAAAACTATATCCCACATTGGTCCGAGAAATATGTCCTACATTGGTACGAGAAATAGAAAAAGACCATCCAAGATTTAATGGTTTAAATTTTTGGGTTAAAGTTGAGTTGTTGACTTATATTCTGAACTATTTAGTGGATtgttttgaaatgtttcttccTATCATTCATGATATGTTTGATAGGAAAACTATCGGACTTTATTGAACCGTAGTTGATAGTTCTTATCGATATTTACGCACCTATCTGTGTGCCTATAATCATATACTAGTATTCGTGCgtttattcttcttctttcctTGAAAACGAAGCGCATATTTTCCTACCATGCTGGGCATAGCTAAACTCTTGAAGCAACTTGAGCCTCATATATATGGGTAGTGCGCATCAAGATTCCAAAACACAAGCATAAGAAAAAGCGCAAGAGCCAAAAGAGAGAGGCGTCGTGCATGCTACAACACAACGGGAGCAAAAACAACGATTGACCAACTGGCGTATTTGCATATTCAATGTCTTCTTCCTAATCCATATATATTGGTACATCTAATCCAACCAATCCGTCCCATTTGCCCAAAAACTGGGCTAGAATTCTCCCATGACGAATCTCCATCAGTGACGTACCATCATTCAGCCACCATGTGAAATACAACGAACGTGCTAAGCTTAGTCTCTAACTCCACTCCTACGCATCCTAAAATCCACTCACTCTTTATCTCCAAATATCAAAGCATTTCCAAGTTATTGTGCAAATATTGAGGACTAAAGCGTCAGcaacccaaaaaacaaaaatttcaggAGCATGTTggcatattattattgttattggtGTGCCTTTTTTGTCGTCAATTATACAGCAGTCAACGACAAGgcatgccctttttttttttttttttttttgtatttacatATATAATAAACTAGAGCGTGGCATCTTCTTGGTTGAGTGCAAGCATCATCGTCTCAATAATAATAAGAAGAGTAGATAATCCGAGCAGTTAGAAGTCAGATATTGTGATGCTGATTCTAGCCAACAACTATACATAGATAGACGCATATGTTTATTCATGTTTGTTTTCTCATATACGCATGCGAACCTGTGTGACTTTGTATCTAATTAACTTGAATCTGATTCATCACAACGTAACTTGAACGACTTGTAAACGATTCCCATCAGCAGTAGAAGTATTAAAAAGATGGTCCTCTTTAATTTGATGGTGATCGAATTGAGAACTAACTTGCTCTTCCACAAGCGTATTGTACACTTAAGCACTGGCTTTGGctttattataaattatataaGCAAGAAAAATAGTATATGCTTCCTTCGATAGTCTTCAATGTTTTGTCAAGCTTCCCTGATATTAAAATTGCGATAACAATAACAGAAATGCCATTGAGGCTTTTTTAAGGAGAGGTCCAAAGTTGAACTAGTCAATTGATAGGATcattgtttcttcttttttttttttaataatatatttgCTTTTGCAATATAATTGATGGGTCTAGTTAAACAAACAGagtgtagtttttttttttttttttaaaataaaagttGATCAGAAAATGTATAAACTGCTGCATGCAGAAGGCAATAAACGTAAATGTATGCATTTACATAATAAGTTGAGCGCAATAAAAAGATCCATAATAACTAAATTGGGCGTGCTAACAAAACCACTTATTCGTAAAACCAATAATTAAGTTTCCTGTTAATTTCTCTTCTCAAGTGACATACTAGCTTGGACAGAAGAACTGATGGATCAATTAGGCATTTGAATATTACCTCTTGGGTGTGTTGCAATTAGCTAATCAAATGTCATTATTCCACAACCTAATTTTATAAggttaatttcaaaatatattgaaTACCAATTGCTATGCTGGCTCACAACAGAATAGACTTTCCAACAAAACAGACATGCCGATAAAGCATTAAGTTTAGTAGAAAATGCATCCCAAGAATAAAAGAcagaataaaaatttaaaaaaaaaaaaccaactcgAGAACTACAAAGTTACTGGACCTAGTGGGCCATCCATTGACTACCCATTGAGCAGCCCAAACAGTTGGGCCATTTAATAGACCGAGAATCGAACAATAGCAGCCCAGAAGCGCACAGATTGGAGCCGATTGTTTTACTACTTTCCAGTTTCCGGTAAAcccttttctagggttttagtCCTTCAATCTTTGATGTCCCAAAAATTCCAAATCCTTAATCAGAGCCTATTAgctcttttaatcttttcaataATCGTTTGAAATCTTCCAATattgaaatttatttatttttttaaaaaatcaaaatcaaaatccaaaGATGTCGATAAGTAAAATCCAGGAAAATACCAGTAAAAACAATGCTAGATTGACCTGGGAAGGCTGCAGCATCTTGCTTGACATCAACGATGGTGAACGAATGGTTTTTGAACGTTTGACTGCAGGCGCGTAAGTTTTCTTAGCCGCGCAATTGGTGCAttgcatgaattttttttaaaaaattcgaTTTAAATTTTGGAATGTTGATCGATGAGTATTAAGTTAATTGGTTTTTAATTTCCTTCCCCTGCAGTACATTGAAGGTTGGAAATAAGAAGTGCTCTCTTCAGCCTTTTATTAATTGTCCATTTGGGTCTCTGTTTCAAGTAGAGAACGGAACAGATGGGCCTTTTTTGTCTCGCATTTTTTCGACATCAGAAGGTTtacttatttaatttaatttgtgtTTTTCCAATTATCTTAACATCCAATCTAAATTCAGCTCCTCTTCTGACTCTATCGGTCCATGGCAGTTTCGAGGGATTCtttattttgttcttttggttacttaaaaatgaaaaaaaaatgaattttgtatgGAAATATTGAAATATGAACCCTGATCAGATTATATTAAATGGTCCAAATTATTATCATCCTCTGCTGTAAGCCTGGTTCAAATTTGATCAGACTTTACTTGCTGATTATTTGAAATTCCACACTTCTTGAAAAGAGTAGGCTACATTTTGCACTTGCAGTGATGGCATAAAGTGGTACAAGATGCTTGACAATTGCCATATCTTCAAATTAAGAATGAGGGCAGTTTTCATGCCAAACAGCTCATAGACCCCCAGAAAACAGTCTTTTGTACCCAAGAAAGTTTCTTTGGGAGTATGCATTTGACAGATCACTGTAAATGTGGGTGATTAGAAGGCTAGCACAATCATAAAATGAATTctggtttttccttttatattcACAATGTGTGTAGCGTACAGGGAAAGTGTGAGGGGGGGGGGGTGAAATTTGGTCATTTTCTTCTAAATTTAGCAATTCGGAGTTCACATGAGAGGTGCTTTTGGTTTTATCTTGAATTTTGGGTTCCTTCCcctaccccaaaaaaaaacacttcTTTTAGCAAACTTTCTCCAGAACTGTGTTGAGCATTTTGCTGAATTTTCACTTTCAGGTAGTAATGAtcttcaagaggaaaaggagtCTCCTACAGTTTATGGTTCCAAAGACAACAGAGAATTGATGGATAATAATACAGCCCAGTCTCTTACAGGCGAAGATATAGATGAGCTGCGAAGGTTAGAACTTTTAAGTATTTTTTACAATCATTGATCTTTTGACCAAATAGTATCACTTGATTTTAAGGGTTACAGAAACTACCATAATTTTGTATAATCATGTGCGAGAAATTGGTCAACCTAAATTTTGTCGATATGCTTTCTTTTGTAACTGGTGCCACCTTGTGAGGCTGTGAATCTCTTATAGTTGTTTGGCCAATTGTTCACCTCCATTGAAATGCAAGAG
Protein-coding regions in this window:
- the LOC113714649 gene encoding uncharacterized protein; translated protein: MNERGPSSLPQLRLCFVALLFMALLTSLPEPRKTPSEKTSHNNKKHPSKRRKKQQPQKPPSSWDQFKNLLTCKQIEGSKVHDPSIPKLGSCSSICSFRDVVYGNTSRVVHRADNSPESSSVGQETRLLSKKSSHGSSSRSFSSSLRSNGTSVTYNNGSCRGMQFRKLSGCYECHTIVDPSRYPLPRTTICACSECGEVFPKIESLEHHQAVRHAVGELGPEDSSRNIVEIIFKSSWLKKDNPICSIERILKVHNTQRTIQRFEDCRDAVKIRANSNSKKNPRCAADGNELLRFHCTSLTCSLGARGSSSLCGLVPGCGVCTIIRHGFQGNKSSGVRTTASSGRAHDCLGLGSDGGRRAMLVCRVIAGRVKRMADDAAVEEDDAGTLAAGSYDSVAGYAGVYSNLEELYVFNPRAILPCFVVIYKALES